In Arachis stenosperma cultivar V10309 chromosome 1, arast.V10309.gnm1.PFL2, whole genome shotgun sequence, one DNA window encodes the following:
- the LOC130934336 gene encoding sodium/hydrogen exchanger 6-like, producing MVIEDVDISPARAADVVTETVASKAEQAAGLGILLQIMMLVLAFVLGHVLRRKKIYVVPEASASLLIGLLVGVLANISHTQTSIRAWFNFHEEFFFLFLLPPIIFQSGFSLAPQPFFSNFGAIITFAIFGTCLASVVTGVLVFLGGFIHLVYGLPFVECLMFGALISATDPVTVLSIFQELGTDVNLYALVFGESVLNDAMAISLYRTMSLVKTHPSGQNLFMVVVRFLETFVGSMSAGGVVGFISALLFKYAGLSIDSLQNLESCLFVLFPYFSYMLAEGLGLSGIVSILFTGMVMKHYTYSNLSRSSQRFVSSFFELISSLAETFVFIYMGIDIAMEKHSWSHVGFICFSVISIGIARAANVFCCAYLINLVRPQQQKIPPKHQKALWYSGLRGAMAFALALQSVHDLPEGHGQTIFTATTAIVMLTVLLIGGSTGTMLEALEVVGGEINSKESPLPSFEESNGSYVSPQKEELSPGSKIKLKLRELNSAASFKALDKNYLTPFFTSQNEDDEEEEVVELLASRSAGFHDPQQEHYSP from the exons ATGGTGATTGAGGATGTCGATATATCACCGGCAAGAGCGGCGGATGTGGTCACGGAGACGGTTGCGAGCAAAGCGGAGCAGGCGGCAGGGCTGGGAATTCTGCTGCAGATCATGATGCTGGTGCTGGCCTTCGTGCTTGGCCATGTCCTCCGCCGCAAGAAGATTTACGTGGTTCCGGAGGCCAGCGCCTCCCTCCTCATCGGCCTGCTTGTCGGCGTCCTCGCCAACATCTCCCACACTCAGACCAGCATCAGAGCCTGGTTCAATTTCCACGAGgaattcttcttcctcttcttgctCCCTCCCATAATATT TCAGTCTGGTTTCAGCCTCGCACCC CAACCTTTCTTCTCTAATTTTGGAGCCATTATCACCTTTGCTATATTCGGTACCTGTCTAGCTTCTGTTGTAACTGGTGTCCTTGT TTTCCTTGGTGGATTTATACACCTCGTGTACGGACTACCTTTCGTTGAGTGCCTAATGTTTGGTGCTCTTATCTCTGCAACTGATCCAGTTACCGTTCTCTCCATATTTCAG GAGCTTGGCACTGATGTCAATTTGTATGCCCTGGTTTTTGGAGAGTCTGTTCTGAATGATGCT ATGGCTATTTCATTGTACAG AACAATGTCACTGGTTAAAACTCATCCATCTGGACAGAACTTattcatggtggttgttagGTTCTTGGAGACTTTTGTTGGGTCGATGTCTGCTG GTGGTGTAGTTGGATTCATATCTGCTTTA CTATTTAAGTATGCAGGATTGAGTATTGACAG CCTTCAGAACTTGGAGAGCTGTCTTTTTGTACTTTTCCCATATTTCTC GTACATGCTTGCAGAAGGTCTTGGCTTGTCTGGTATTGTATCAATATTGTTCACGGGAATG GTCATGAAGCACTACACGTATTCAAACTTGTCTAGAAGTTCTCAGAGATTTGTCTCTTCTTTCTTCGAGTTAATATCATCATTAGCAGAGACATTTGT ATTTATATACATGGGGATTGATATTGCCATGGAGAAACATAGCTGGTCACATGTTGGATTTATTTGCTTCTCAGTT ATATCCATTGGAATTGCAAG GGCGGCCAATGTCTTTTGTTGCGCATATCTGATCAACTTAGTCAGACCTCAACAGCAAAAGATACCACCAAAGCACCAGAAAGCACTATGGTATAGTG GACTTCGAGGAGCAATGGCCTTTGCCCTTGCTCTACAATCAGTTCATGATCTTCCTGAAGGACATGGGCAGACCATATTCACTGCAACTACAGCAATTGTCATGTTGACG GTATTGCTGATTGGTGGTTCAACAGGTACCATGCTGGAAGCTTTAGAAGTTGTAGGTGGTGAAATTAATAGCAAGGAGAGCCCTTTGCCTTCA TTTGAGGAAAGCAATGGCAGCTATGTTTCTCCTCAGAAGGAAGAATTATCACCAGGGAGCAAAATCAAGTTGAAGCTTCGAGAATTAAACAG TGCTGCATCTTTTAAAGCATTAGATAAGAACTACCTCACCCCATTCTTTACAAGTCAAAAcgaagatgatgaagaagaag AAGTAGTTGAGCTTCTGGCTTCTAGAAGTGCGGGATTCCATGATCCCCAGCAAGAACATTATTCTCCGTGA
- the LOC130934343 gene encoding uncharacterized protein LOC130934343, whose product MWISSASNNKTTQFPHSGITMITEESSKMLENIDSEYDKLVLPDTPRAEEAEMLHPQAKSKVKSLCWWMKTFLWCCLAVILATVLVKWGVPFAFGKVLYPIMEWEATSFGHPVLALILVASLALLPVFLLPSGPSMWLAGMIFGYGLGFAIIMGGTTIGMVLPYQIGLQFRDRIHQWLKRWPRNAAMIRLAGEGNWLYQFQVVALFRLSPFPYTIFNYAVVVTNVKFWPYLCGSVAGMVPEAFLYIYSGRLMKTLAEVGLGKRHLNTVEIIYSLISFIISIVAIVAFTVYAKRTLRELKMIELNDEVSLNGEVPLVSEGG is encoded by the exons ATGTGGATCTCATCTGCCAGCAACAATAAGACTACACAATTCCCG CATTCTGGAATCACAATGATCACAGAAGAATCGTCAAAGATGTTGGAAAATATTGATAGCGAGTATGATAAATTGGTCTTACCTGATACACCAAGGGCTGAAGAAGCCGAGATGTTGCACCCTCAAGCAAAATCAAAAGTTAAATCTTTGTGTTGGTGGATGAAAACATTTTTATGGTGCTGTCTCGCTGTTATACTTGCTACTGTTCTTGTGAAATGGGGAGTACCATTTGCTTTTGGAAAG GTTCTTTACCCAATCATGGAGTGGGAAGCTACTTCCTTTGGCCATCCTGTTCTTGCCCTTATACTTGTTGCTTCTCTGGCTTTGCTGCCAGTATTCTTGCTTCCTTCGGGCCCCTCTATGTGGCTGGCAGGGATGATTTTTGGTTATGGCCTTGGCTTTGCTATAATAATGGGTGGAACAACCATTGGGATGGTCCTGCCTTACCAAATTGGACTACAGTTCCGTGACCGCATTCAT CAATGGTTAAAAAGATGGCCTCGTAATGCAGCAATGATTAGGCTTGCTGGGGAGGGAAACTGGCTCTATCAATTTCAAGTGGTTGCTTTGTTTAGGCTCTCACCTTTTCCCTATACTATATTCAATTATGCTGTTGTGGTGACTAATGTGAAGTTTTGGCCCTACTTATGCGGATCAGTTGCTGGAATGGTGCCAGAAGCTTTCCTCTACATATACAG TGGTCGATTAATGAAGACATTGGCAGAAGTAGGGTTAGGGAAGCGTCACCTAAACACTGTGGAAATTATATACAGCCTTATTTCTTTCATCATTTCAATTGTTGCGATTGTTGCCTTCACCGTTTATGCAAAGAGGACCTTACGTGAACTCAAAATGATAGAGTTGAATGATGAAGTTTCCTTGAATGGTGAAGTTCCCTTAGTATCTGAGGGAG GCTAA
- the LOC130971875 gene encoding endoglucanase 25-like: protein MSMYGRDPWGGPLEIHGTDSATDDDRSRNLQDLDRAALSRQLDETQQSWLLGPTETKKKKKYVDLGCIIVSRKIFVWTVGTIAVAAFLAGFITLIVKTVPRHHHKAPPPDNYTLALHKALMFFNAQRSGKLPKHNNVSWRGNSGLQDGKGPGVSAAIKDLVGGYYDAGDAIKFHFPKSFALTMLSWSVIEYSAKYEAAGELAHVKDIIKWGTDYLLKTFNSTADTIDTLAAQVGSGDTSGGSTTPNDHYCWTRPEDIDYTRPVTECSSCSDLAAEMAAALASASIVFKDNKVYSQKLVHGATTLYKFSRDRRGRYSPRGTEASTFYNSTSYWDEFVWGGAWMYFATGNSSYLNLATKPGIAKHAGAFWGGPDYGVMSWDNKLPGAQVLLSRLRLFLSPGYPYEEILSTFHNQTKIFMCSFLPVFSSFNRTRGGLIQLNHGRPQPLQYVVNAAFLATLFSDYLEAADAPGWYCGPNFFSADTLRDFARTQINYILGKNPRKMSYVVGFGNHYPKHVHHRGASIPKNHIKYSCKGGWKWRDTSKANPNTIVGAMAAGPDKFDGFHDVRKNYNYTEPTLAGNAGLVAALVALSGDKNIGIDKNTIFSAVPPMFPTAPPPPAPWKP from the exons ATGAGTATGTACGGTAGGGATCCGTGGGGGGGACCACTGGAGATCCATGGGACAGACTCCGCCACGGACGACGACCGGAGCCGCAACCTGCAGGACTTGGACAGGGCGGCGCTGTCACGGCAGCTCgacgagacacagcagagctggCTGCTGGGCCCCACTGAgaccaagaagaagaagaagtatgTCGATCTCGGCTGCATCATCGTCAGCCGAAAGATCTTCGTCTGGACCGTCGGCACCATCGCCGTCGCCGCCTTCCTCGCCGGATTCATCACTCTCATCGTCAAGACCGTCCCCCGCCACCACCACAAGGCCCCTCCTCCCGACAACTACACCCTCGCCCTCCACAAGGCTCTCATGTTCTTCAACGCTCAACGCT CTGGAAAACTCCCAAAGCATAACAATGTTTCTTGGAGAGGAAACTCTGGTCTGCAAGATGGGAAGGGCCCTGGGGTATCTGCCGCCATCAAGGATCTGGTGGGTGGCTACTATGATGCCGGAGACGCCATCAAGTTCCACTTCCCTAAATCCTTTGCCCTGACCATGCTCAGCTGGAGTGTTATTGAATACAGTGCCAAATACGAAGCTGCCGGCGAGCTCGCCCATGTTAAGGACATCATTAAATGGGGGACTGATTACCTTCTCAAGACCTTCAACAGTACTGCTGACACCATTGACACTCTTGCTGCACAG GTTGGATCTGGGGATACTTCTGGAGGGAGCACCACTCCAAATGATCATTATTGCTGGACTCGTCCGGAGGACATTGATTATACACGACCTGTCACCGAATGCTCGAGTTGCTCGGATCTTGCAGCAGAGATGGCTGCTGCGTTAGCTTCTGCCTCCATTGTGTTTAAGGACAATAAAGTCTATTCGCAGAAACTTGTTCATGGTGCCACAACACTCTATAAGTTCTCGAGAGACCGCAGAGGAAGATACAGTCCACGTGGTACTGAGGCTTCAACATTCTACAATTCAACCAGCTATTGGGATGAGTTTGTCTGGGGAGGAGCTTGGATGTATTTTGCCACTGGTAATTCTTCCTACCTTAATCTGGCCACCAAACCTGGCATTGCCAAGCATGCTGGTGCTTTCTGGGGAGGCCCTGATTATGGTGTAATGAGCTGGGATAACAAGCTTCCTGGTGCTCAG GTTCTTCTGAGCCGGTTGAGGTTGTTCTTGAGTCCTGGTTATCCATATGAAGAAATTTTAAGTACATTTCACAATCAGACCAAGATTTTTATGTGCTCCTTCCTACCAGTTTTCTCAAGCTTTAACAGAACAAGag GGGGCTTGATTCAATTAAACCATGGTAGGCCTCAGCCTCTCCAATATGTTGTAAATGCAGCCTTTTTGGCTACGCTATTCAGTGATTATCTTGAAGCTGCTGATGCACCTGGATGGTATTGCGGGCCCAATTTCTTTTCGGCTGATACTCTTCGAGACTTTGCAAGGACCCag ATAAATTACATCCTTGGGAAGAACCCTCGGAAAATGAGCTATGTTGTTGGTTTTGGTAACCACTATCCAAAACATGTCCATCACAGAGGTGCTTCTATACCGAAGAACCACATTAAGTATAGCTGTAAAGGAGGCTGGAAATGGAGGGATACATCTAAGGCAAACCCAAATACAATTGTTGGAGCTATGGCTGCTGGTCCTGACAAGTTTGATGGTTTCCATGATGTCCGTAAAAACTACAACTACACGGAGCCGACTCTTGCAGGAAATGCAGGTTTAGTTGCTGCACTTGTAGCATTGTCAGGTGATAAAAACATAGGAATTGACAAAAATACAATTTTCTCTGCGGTACCCCCAATGTTTCCTACAGCACCACCACCTCCAGCACCATGGAAACCATAA
- the LOC130934359 gene encoding uncharacterized protein LOC130934359: MSKAVAEKLISLQRRFIWSKEDGRHGMPLVLQEGVLSQDITSYSFTKTIWKGVVLPRVELFAWFVLTDMVNTKERLSRLGILNQDDQSCVLCNKEIEQIHHLFLGCDFAWQVWSAWLYVFGRLWSLPGLMKDHFLSWTEEPRRKEDRKQQLRCFCAIIWNIWLERNRRIFQNRSRGVEEIINMSMFNCDEWRGVSSCCRWLCRI, translated from the exons ATGTCGAAGGCTGTTGCTGAGAAATTGATCTCATTACAGAGAAGATTTATTTGGAGCAAGGAGGATGGGAGGCATGGTATGCCTTTG GTGCTACAAGAAGGAGTGCTATCACAGGATATCACCAGTTACAGCTTCACTAAGACCATTTGGAAAGGTGTAGTTCTACCAAGAGTGGAGCTGTTTGCTTGGTTTGTCTTGACAGACATGGTGAATACTAAGGAGAGGCTAAGTCGACTTGGGATACTCAACCAGGATGATCAGAGTTGTGTTTTATGTAACAAGGAGATTGAGCAGATCCATCACTTATTTCTTGGCTGTGATTTTGCTTGGCAGGTGTGGAGTGCTTGGTTATATGTGTTTGGCCGGCTGTGGTCTCTTCCGGGTTTGATGAAGGACCACTTTCTAAGTTGGACAGAAGAGCCTCGTAGGAAGGAGGACCGGAAGCAGCAGTTAAGGTGCTTCTGTGCGATCATTTGGAACATTTGGTTGGAAAGGAATAGGAGGATATTTCAGAATAGAAGCAGAGGTGTAGAGGAAATAATCAACATGTCCATGTTTAACTGCGATGAGTGGCGAGGTGTCTCTTCATGTTGTAGATGGCTATGTCGGATATGA
- the LOC130934377 gene encoding F-box protein At5g07610-like yields MSDNKELISSLVETIEGNDYLLTQILIRVPLRDIITFKYVSKWWLSLISDPFFSHCHATVKQRVSGLFLDLASDTGLYQEVKFFYLDKKTYRSSFSSFFSKNPNLRSSLTTQSCNGLMLLESKDPVFIYNPTTEDKKTLPSCFPLFDSLNLHYSLAFDLMRFLGYKAICIFYGVNSKNECFQSMIYSSKSGVWKRGCSFPPTFPVDFHRATYFKDSIYWIGSKTTRRFDLKEECMKDDMPPLPPEPCHYGYLLTPVCGYMNLAGFESGEFSVCVFWLKVDYSSPRWVHMHNIILRSLIFQTAFDRIGYPYTYKCDDLCSVRYEYVYSIIHLIKDNEDDMGSLIHLLDKVVVLPVSRGILKCGFTFSLFDLTPPS; encoded by the coding sequence ATGAGTGACAACAAAGAGTTAATCTCTTCTTTAGTGGAAACAATTGAAGGAAACGATTACTTACTCACTCAAATCCTTATTCGTGTGCCTCTCAGAGATATCATAACCTTCAAATATGTCTCCAAGTGGTGGCTCTCTCTCATCTCTGATCCTTTCTTCAGCCACTGCCACGCCACCGTAAAACAAAGAGTTTCCGGTTTGTTCTTAGATCTCGCCTCCGACACTGGATTGTATCAGGAAGTGAAATTCTTCTACTTAGACAAGAAAACCTATCGCTCAtccttttcatcattcttttccAAAAACCCCAATCTACGTTCTTCACTGACAACACAATCTTGCAATGGTTTGATGCTACTTGAATCGAAAGATCCCGTGTTTATCTATAACCCAACCACCGAAGATAAGAAAACCTTACCCTCTTGCTTTCCATTGTTTGATTCATTAAATTTGCATTACTCTCTAGCTTTTGATCTAATGCGTTTTCTCGGTTATAAGGCTATCTGCATTTTTTATGGCGTGAATTCAAAGAATGAATGCTTCCAAAGCATGATTTACTCTTCGAAATCCGGTGTGTGGAAGCGCGGTTGTTCCTTCCCGCCTACCTTCCCCGTTGATTTCCATAGGGCGACCTATTTCAAGGACTCAATTTATTGGATCGGAAGCAAAACGACACGGCGTTTTGATCTGAAGGAAGAGTGCATGAAGGATGACATGCCTCCGTTGCCACCGGAACCTTGTCATTATGGATACCTTCTTACGCCTGTATGCGGTTACATGAATTTGGCTGGATTTGAATCTGGTGAGTTCTCTGTTTGCGTCTTTTGGTTGAAGGTAGATTATTCTTCACCAAGGTGGGTTCACATGCACAACATTATTCTTcgatctttaatttttcaaacTGCTTTTGATAGAATTGGATACCCTTATACTTATAAATGCGACGATTTGTGCTCTGTAAGATACGAATACGTTTACAGTATAATACATCTCATTAAAGATAATGAGGATGACATGGGTTCGTTGATACACCTACTGGACAAAGTTGTTGTTCTACCGGTCTCCAGAGGCATCCTCAAGTGTGGCttcactttctctctcttcgaTCTGACTCCACCCAGCTGA
- the LOC130934387 gene encoding F-box protein At5g07610-like — protein MSDNKELISFLVETIEGNDYLLIQILISVPLRDIITFKCVSKWWLSLISDPFFSHYHATVKQRVFGLFLDLAPDIGLYQEVKFFYLDKKTYRSSFSSFFSKNPNLRSSLTTQSCNGLMLLESEDPVFIYNPTTEDMKTLPSCFPLFDPLNLHYSLAFDPMHFLGYKAICIFYGVNSKNECFQSMIYSSKSSVWKRGCSFPPTFPVDFHRATYFKDSIYWIGSKTTRRFDLKEECMKDDMPPLPPESCHYGYLLTPVCGYMNLAGFESGEFSVCVFWLKEDYSSPRWVHMHNIILRSLIFQAAFDRIGYPYTYKCDDLFSVRYEYVYSIIHLIEDNEDDMGSLIHLLDKVVVLPVSRGILKCGFTFSLFDLTPPS, from the coding sequence ATGAGTGACAACAAAGAGTTAATCTCTTTTTTAGTGGAAACAATTGAAGGGAACGATTACTTACTCATTCAAATTCTTATTAGTGTGCCTCTCAGAGATATCATAACCTTCAAATGTGTCTCCAAGTGGTGGCTCTCTCTCATCTCCGATCCTTTCTTCAGCCACTACCACGCCACCGTAAAACAAAGAGTTTTCGGTTTGTTCCTAGATCTCGCCCCCGACATTGGATTGTATCAGGAAGTGAAATTCTTCTACTTAGATAAGAAAACCTATCGCTCAtccttttcatcattcttctcCAAAAACCCCAATCTACGTTCTTCACTGACAACACAATCTTGCAATGGTTTGATGCTGCTCGAATCGGAAGATCCCGTGTTTATCTATAACCCAACCACCGAAGATATGAAAACCTTGCCCTCTTGCTTTCCATTGTTTGATCCATTAAATTTGCATTACTCTCTAGCTTTTGATCCAATGCATTTTCTCGGTTATAAGGCTATCTGCATTTTTTATGGCGTGAATTCAAAGAATGAATGCTTCCAAAGCATGATTTACTCTTCGAAATCCAGTGTGTGGAAGCGCGGTTGTTCCTTCCCGCCTACCTTCCCCGTTGATTTCCATAGGGCGACCTATTTCAAGGACTCAATTTATTGGATCGGAAGCAAAACGACACGGCGTTTTGATCTGAAGGAAGAGTGCATGAAGGATGACATGCCTCCGTTGCCACCGGAATCTTGTCATTATGGATACCTTCTTACGCCTGTATGCGGTTACATGAATTTGGCTGGATTTGAATCTGGTGAGTTCTCTGTTTGCGTCTTTTGGTTAAAGGAAGATTATTCTTCACCAAGGTGGGTTCACATGCACAACATTATTCTTcgatctttaatttttcaagcTGCTTTTGATAGAATTGGATACCCTTATACTTATAAATGCGACGACTTGTTCTCTGTAAGGTACGAATACGTTTACAGTATAATACATCTCATTGAAGATAATGAGGATGACATGGGTTCGTTGATACACCTACTGGACAAAGTTGTTGTTCTACCGGTCTCCAGAGGCATCCTCAAGTGTGGCttcactttctctctcttcgaTCTGACTCCACCCAGCTGA